The following coding sequences lie in one Rutidosis leptorrhynchoides isolate AG116_Rl617_1_P2 chromosome 4, CSIRO_AGI_Rlap_v1, whole genome shotgun sequence genomic window:
- the LOC139841813 gene encoding dirigent protein 22-like has product MTSFQNYIIFSIYIALILSTTVAPNITFSEHFAKLRPTTSKKMTRLHFYFHDIVSGKNPTAKIIIRPKNSFGMTAMIDDPLTVDTKPGSTVVGRAQGLYALASQHEPALLMAMNFVFTYGKYNGSALSIMGRNLVVDAVREMPVIGGMGLFRYARGYALASTVRYNPKTGDAVVQYNVTVMHG; this is encoded by the coding sequence ATGACTTCTTTCCAAAATTACATAATTTTTTCCATTTACATTGCCCTCATTTTATCCACCACAGTTGCTCCTAACATCACTTTCTCCGAGCATTTCGCCAAATTGAGACCAACAACATCCAAAAAAATGACGCGCCTTCATTTCTATTTTCACGATATCGTTAGTGGCAAAAATCCAACCGCTAAGATAATAATCAGACCTAAAAATTCATTTGGAATGACTGCAATGATCGATGACCCTTTGACCGTAGACACCAAGCCTGGTTCAACAGTGGTGGGCCGGGCTCAGGGACTTTACGCTTTGGCCTCTCAACATGAACCAGCCTTACTAATGGCTATGAATTTTGTATTTACTTATGGTAAGTACAATGGAAGTGCACTTAGTATTATGGGACGAAACCTTGTGGTTGATGCAGTACGAGAAATGCCGGTTATAGGGGGAATGGGGTTGTTTAGGTATGCACGTGGCTATGCACTCGCGAGTACGGTTAGGTATAATCCAAAAACAGGTGATGCTGTAGTTCAGTATAATGTAACTGTAATGCATGGCTGA